One Aegilops tauschii subsp. strangulata cultivar AL8/78 chromosome 2, Aet v6.0, whole genome shotgun sequence genomic window, gcgcccccaccttggccgcctcctcctctctccctctaaGGCCCATAGACTCCCAGGGGGGTTCCGCTTTTTTTTGACAAAGACTGTAAGGGAAacccctacagtataattggtgcaacaaacccaaattgcaagtaccatgccttgaacctgggtgggtgggaaggcatcaaccccttcccaccactaggctatgccttagtctgcacgggagggggggttccggtaaccccccggcactccggtaaatgcccgaactcacccggaaccattccgatgtccaaacatagccttccaatatatccatctttatgtctcgactatttcgagactcctcgtcatgtccatgatcacatccgggactccgaacaaccttcggtacatcaaaacacataaactcataataccgatcgtcatcgaacgttaagcgtgcggaccctacgggttcgagaactatgtagacatggccgagactcgtctctggtcaataaccaatagcggaacctggatgctcatattggttcctacatattctacgaacatctttatcggtcaagccgcataactacatacgttgttccctttgtcatcggtatgttacttgcccgagattcgatctcggtatcctcatacctagttcaatctcgttaccggcaagtctctttagtcgtttcgtaatgcatcatcccacaactaactcattagtcacattgcttgcaaggcttatagtgatgtggattacggagagggcccagagatacctctccgacaatcggggtgacaaatcctaatctcgatctatgccaactcaacaagcaccatcggagacacctgtagagcatctttataatcacccagttacgttgtgacgtttgatagcacacaaagtgttcctccggtattcgggagttgcataatctcatagtcataggaacatgtataagtcatgaagaaagcaatagcaacaaactaaacgatcatcgtgctaagctaacggatggttcaagccaatcacatcattctctaatgatgtgatcccgttaatcaaatgacaactcatgtctatggctaggaaacttaaccatctttgattcaacgagctagtcaagtagaggcatactagtgacactctgtttgtctatgtattcacacatgtactcagtttccggttaatacaattctagcgtgaataataaacatttatcatgatataaggaaatataaataacaactttattattgcctctagggcatatttccttcagttggtGCATCACAAGCGCTTCAAGGTCGTCACTTTCATAGGGCTGCTCATACCCAACAAGGTAGAGGGTCTTCGTCAAGTGTGGGAGAGGAGAAAGTTGAAGATGTGGAGGAAGTGGAGGAGGAGTTCAGTATTGATGATCGTGATTTTTCAAGTGAGGATGAAGAAGATGTGACCAATGTTGCAAATGGTGATGGCAAGAACATGGGTGACAATGAAGATTGTGACTTCGACGGTGACTATTAGGGATTTGGGAGTTGAGCGATGAGAGAGTCGGTCTTTTGTTAAATTTGTAGTGTGAACCTAAGTTATGCCATTAGACTTTAAGATTATGGTTATGGACTCCTATTGTTGTTGAGCTATCTAATATTGTTGGGTTTGTTTTGGTAGCTTTGTTTCTTCTGTCTTCTCAATCCTCCTATTTAATTCTTAGTTTTAGAATGTTTGTTATTGCTCTATTCTGGAACATGGACTTACTTTTCGGTGTTTAATGCAGACTGTTTTGGAAAAAAGAAGAGAGAAGAGCAAGGGGAATGCAATTTGTACTACTTGGGCAACCACCAGGTATGTATGTCATCATGTACAACTCATTTGGTGCTTTAGTTTGTTGTCATAAATGTTACAACAGGACTATGAAGTTGTTATTTAATTTGCTATCATTCGCCATAAGGTTGTGTCTATGATGTCGCTACGCCGTACGCCATAAGCGTTATAATGTTATGACGGGGTCGGTCGCCATAAAACACGTTACGCCATAAAAACATTGGCTACCGACGATGATGGGAGTGGGGGCATGACGATGGCTCTGCCATCAAAAACACCGAAGGGGGGGAGCGAGAGCGAGTGTGTGTGAACTGCCGTGTGAGGTGACTGGAGAGAGCGTTGGGAGCTATGAGACGTCTCGTCGTCTCCCACGTGTGCATATGCTCGTCACGCATGGCTTGAGCGAGCCTGGCTCTGGAAAAACAGCCGATTCAGTCATTCCCCTGGATGCAGGCCCAGGGCTGCTTTAAGTTTCGTGCGGGTCAGGAAACAGATGCAGTCCAAGCAACCAAACAGGCTAATTTCATCTCGCGCGGGCCTGGCTGAGGGGAATGTGGCCTACCAAACGCATCATAATTCACACCTTGTTAGTTCTCATTTTTGTTTGCACAGTTGCACAAGGTGCTAGGTTTTAAGATGAGATTTGATATCTGGAACCGGCGAGTTGGAAGCAGATCAGGGGCGAATAGTTGGAGTATGAGGTCTTTTTTGCCAATATCATAGTGGCACCTGCTACAACATCTTCTTTGTCAACCAACTAGTATTGGGTGAAGTAAAGCTAACTTGAGAGGGGGAATGCTCACCTGATGGCTGCATGCATGTCTATCTTGTATGACCTGTCGTTAAACTCAggttatttcatgccctgttaaTCTGTTAAAAAAAACAGCTCGGGCCGTTTCATGGAGTTGCTTTTTTCAGTGATCCAGTAAAGAAAAGAGGTCCATCACGCCGAAACACTACTGAAAGAGCAAAATGTTCCTACATTGAAACCACGAGAGGTATTAGCAAATTTGATTTTACTTGTAAACGAAAGGAAGAACGGCTGATTGAAACAAAAGGAAGAACGAATTTTCCAATCAACCTATATGCACACGTTATAAGTCAGCTGATTAATCAGCCATACTTAAAACAACATaatttttcctgcaaaaaataaaataaaaataacaCAACATAACTTCTGGTGCAATGCTCTTTCTCCCGCGCCATACGTTTCGAGGTGCTGCGCATTGTGCACCGCGAACGGCATACGCCTTCCCAGCATGACTCCATGGTGGATTGGTGGACGACCAACGCCAGCACCTCGGAGCCAGCTACGGCAAGGAAGGACTTGAACTCCTTGGTTATCCTCGTCATGCGTAGGATCTGAAAGGAGTGCAACAGCAGGGTTGGTGTTCGATAACATCTCGGCCGCCGCTTCGGTGGTAGTGGCGGGCATTGTTCCCGAATGGAGGCTATGGCTACTCGCGTGGCGGCAGAGGGGCCGTAACCGTAGAGTTGTGGGTAGGCACGAGTAGTTAGGCAGAGCTCTGTGCCGGTGGATTTGGGTGGTGTGGCCTCTGTTACGAGGTTCTGTAAAACTTGCATCTCTTTTTCCCTCTTAATCTTAATGATGATATGACAGCGCAATTCTCTTGCGCGTTCCGAAAGAAAAAACACAACATAACTTGCAAGTTGTACACATACGGTTGCCTACATAACATGCAGATTAATAGCCGAATTGCTGGACATTAAACATAAATATCTGCTATTAGATGCAGAAATACAAAGGCACTTCGACAGACCGGACAGATAAATTTAGAGGAAATAGAGATCTGTAGTGCCTCTCTTTAGCCATCATCTTCACAACATTCAAACTCCCATCCCACTGACCGCTTCTTTCAATTCGTTAAAGTCCATTCCATTCATCATCAAATGACGCCTGTTCGAAACAAGAAGAGACCAAGCGACAGTAATCTCCACTTCCACCTTAGGGTCACTGTCACCCAAGAAACATGTCTCCTGACTTATATTGCAAGCTTTGGGCGTGAAGCAAACCTCACCCTGTGCGGTGATATCACCAGATTCTGAGTAGGCTTGTATGACAACATTCAGGCTTCCTTCCAATTCTACAGAAACTACATGCCTTGATAGAAGAAGGTAACCATATGAACCCTTAGGCATTGTTCTACCGCGTGAAGCAAGCATCACAACTTCCATGGATGGGGCATGAGTAGTATAAAAGACTTTACCATCAGTGACCTTATATGTCCGCGGTGGTGAGAGGCAAGCCACTTTACCGCCGTAATCGAAAGGCCATGGTCCATTTTTGACACGGACACCCAATATAGTGGCCTGAACAGTTTCATGAATTCGCTCCATGCATAACTCTATTCTGCAGAAGCAGTTGCTGAAGGAAATGGTACGTCCTCCGCTGTAATGGCGCCTCTCACTAATCAATGCTATATCTTGAGACAATGTTTTGCCTTTTACTCTTAGCTCGGTTTCAAAGTAAACATCATCGGTAAACACAATGGCACGAGACGGGCCAATTAAGCGCAAGAAAGGATCCTGCAGGCGTCACCAAAAAACTTATTAGTACCGGCAATCCTAAAGGAACAAAACATACCTACTTCTAAACCTTTTTTTGAACTGACACAATATGACAGCAAGAGAAGACAAGTAAGGAAGAATGGCACCACATGTGCATTAAATAACATACAAAAAAATTGTAGGAAAGGATTATAGCAGGTAAAGTACTAGCATACATACGTCCTGACTGAGCTTCTGCGACCTCCACCTATCGCAAGAGAAGAGGAGGTTGCGGCTGTGATCCACACAGTCTCGAGCGGCAACCACACCATACACAGATAATGGCCACTCAAGGCCGCCTTTTAACTCCTCGAGCTTGATGGTGAAGATCTGCAGGGTGGCCCCGGCGATGGCGGCATCTCCTGGGTCGCATCCAGGTGTGCAGTGGGTGAAGTGCATGGGACTCACGGTCGCTGCAAAGACCAACCAGATAGAAGACCATGGGTGTCCATCTCCATCTTCATATCATGATCACATGGACACAGTTTGGATTCATTGGAGCCTTGGACCTGCTTCAGATCCATGGCTGAATGGTGTTGGGGCCTTGCAGGTGGAGCCGCAGCACAACCTCCGTGCTTCCCCTTCTTATGACCCCCGCGGTTCCCCTTCTTACTGCCACGAGACTGCATCTCGGTATCAGGCCCGCGGGAAGGAAGTTGAGACTGCATCTCAGTCTCACGAGGCAATGGACCAATCAACTGCTTCTCCACGAAGGATTTTCCCTTCTTACTGCGACGAGGAGGAACCTTACTCTGGATGTCAGGTCGACTAGAAATAACTTCAGGCTGCTGCGTCCTCGCCTCGACCTTTTCCCCGTCGTCTAATTTGGTTCCAGACAAGTCCAAATTTTTGAAATGCGCCTCCATGGTTGTCGCCTCATCCTCATGGGCACCTTCCGGATAAATCTCATGGCAGTCATACACAGATGGTTGCCTCTGCTGTTGTAaaggaggaggggaaggaggacCTGGAACCTCACTCTGGATCAGAGAGCCGCAAGAAAGAACTGGTTCCTCCAAGAGGGATTTGCCGCTGCCCCTCCGCAACTTGGTCCTCTTCTTCCGCCCCACTTCAGCCGACAAAGCTTCCATGGCTTCGAAAAAAACAGGATTGACCTCCTTCTGTTTCTCTCTGTTTCGGTCGAGGTCATCCAAAATACCACTCACAACTGATACATATTCCACGCTCGGCGTCCACGGCAACGAGTCACCTTCGGTCCTCTCATGCTCCTCCAGTGCTCTCTCCTTCCGTCTTCGAAAATCGGCCAACAGCGTTTTCTCCTCCTTAAGCAGTTCTGATCGCAGCCCCGCCAATTGCTTGAGCTTCTCAGGAGGGATGACCGGACCCTTGTGATCCCCCTTCTTCATGccgtgaggaggaggagggactGGAACCTTACTCTGGATCTCAGGGCTGCAAGAGACATCTTCAGACTGATCCTCCTCCAAGACAACAGATTTGCCCCTGTCCATCGCATCCTCTGCGCCATCGCCACCACCATCCAATGTGTCCGACTGGTTAGGCATATCCTCCCGCTCCAGTTTTATGATCCGCCCCTGAAAGTCTTCGAGCTTCTCAGGAGTCATGCCACGAGGATGGGGAGGGGGGACTGGAACCTTACTCTGGATCTCGGTGCAGCAAGAAAGAGCTTCAGGCTGCTGCTCGGTGGACTTGCCGGATTCCCCttccgtccccgtccccgtctcCACCTCAAGAGGCGCCCTCGCCTCACTTTCCCCCGGCCGCCACCCGCCGTCGCTTCTCTTTTTGTGTTCTGATAGGTGCCGCCGCCCAGTTGGAAAGAGCTCAACTTAGGGTTCCTCCCAAAGGGAGCAGTTCCGAGTGCGGGGAATGAGGATTGAGGAACGAGTAAAATGACCACTAGCTTAAACAAAAAAGTAAAATGACCACTCATATGTCCCGGACGCGTCGGGTGCGTCCAGGAAGAGGGCCCGATCATCCTTCGGTTTAAGTCCGGTGCAATCACATGCGTGATTTTTTCTTAACACAATATAGACACGTACGCACATACACTCATTTCTATAAACGCGCAAAAACTTACCCAATGTTATGAGCGTCTCTGAAATATTAAATTGCCGTGTCATGTTGAGATACATAAAGATGCTTTCGTAGTTGATGAGAACATCTCTTCCCACTAAATAGACGTCGCCAGAAAGCCCGAAATAAATCTAGAAAAATGCAAGCACCAATCTCAAGTATGCGACTTGAACTGCAGGGAATATTACTGTCCTCCTGGCTATTCAATCATAGGTTAGTTCGCATCACATATCTTAAATACATACTACACACATGTAACACAAAAGTTGAGTACTATTACATATACAGGGTCTGTTACAGTCCAGAAAAAATTATCAAAAATTGACATCGTATTTGATCCTTCCTAGATATGgctttctgtgaaacaaaaactGACACAGAGCACTAACTAATAAATTAGTATAAAAATAATAAGAAATGATATAAAAACATAAAAAGTAATAATATAAACTAGTAGCATTTAACAATCAAAATTATACATACGTTTGCAACGTAACAGCATccctgaaaggatcgatatagttgactagagggaggtgaataggcaactaacaatttttaacttttctttaccaaattaaactttgcatcaaagtaggttgttgtgacgcccccgatatgactgtacactaatcatgcacgcaaatgtgtacgatcaagatcagggactcataggaagatatcacaacacaactctacaacataaataagtcatacaagcatcataatacaagccaggggcctcgagggctcgaatacaagtgctcgatcatagacgagtcagcggaagcaacaatatctgagtgcAGACATAAGTTAagcaagtttgccttaagaaggctagcacaaactgggatacagatcgaacgaggcgcaggcctcctgcctgggatcctcctaactactcctggtcgtcgtcagcgggctgcacgtagtagtaggcacctccagtgtcgtaggagtcgtcgtcgacggtggcgtctggctcctggactccagcatctggttgcgacaaccaggtagaaaggaaaagggggaaaagagggagagaggcaaccgtgagtactcatccaaagtactcgcaagcaaggagctacactacatatgcatgggtatatgtgtaaagggccatatcagtggactgaactgcagaatgccagaataagagggggatagctagtcctgtcgaagactacacttctggcaatctccatcttgcagcatgtaggagagagtagattgaagtcctccaagtagcatcgcatagcataatcctacccggcgatcccctcctcgtcgccctgttagagagcgatcaccgggttatatctggcacttggaatggtgtattttattaagtatccggttctagttgtcataaggtcaaggtacaactccaagtcgtcctgttaccgagggacacgcctattcgaatagataaacttccctgcaggggtgcaccacataacccaacacgctcgatcctatttggccggacacacttttctgggtcatgcccggcctcgtaagatcaacacgtcgcagccccatcgaggctcaacagagaggtcagcacgccggtctaaatcctatgcacgcagggTTCTGGGCCCATCttccattgcacacctgcacgttgcgagggcggccggaagcagacctagcctagcaggcgttccagtccaatccggcgcgcgccgctccgtcgctgacgtcaagaagagcttcggctgataccatgacgtcgagtgcccataactgttcccgcgtagttggttagtgcgtatagaccaaatggccagacttagatcaaatacgaagatctcgttaagcgtgttaagtatccgcgaacgccgaccagggccaggcccacctctctcctaagtggtctcaacctgccctgttgctccgccacaaagtatcagtcgggggccgtcaggaacccaggcccacctctaccgggatggagccacctgtcctttcagccccctcatcagaatcactttcGGGTACTCAACGatccgacccgactttagtcaccacatgtgtcatgtataaaaagtatatagtatatacccgtgatcacctcccgaagtgatcacggcccagtagtatagcatggcagacggacaagagtgtagggccactgatggaacactagcatcctatactaagcagtaggatagcaggtaagggtaacaactgtagcaacaatgacaggctatgcaacagaataggattaaccgaaatcagtaacatgctacactactctaatgaaagcagtatagagaagaataggcgatatctggtgatcaagggggggcttgcctggttgctctggcaagaaggaggggtcgtcaacaccgtagtcgatcgggggtcgccggcagtctcggggtctaccggaaagaagtaacagagggggaacacaataagtAACAGAGCAaccaaagcatcacaaaacataacgaggtaatacgcggtgctaggtatgccctaacgcggtagtaagtgatattggtgaaggggggaaacatccaggaaagtattcccggtgtttcgcgttttcggacaaatgaaccggaggaggaaagttgcgtgtttgctatgctagggatgtgtggcggatgaacgggctgcgtatccggattcgtctcgtcgttctgagcaactttcatatagaaaacattttcatctgagctacggtttattttatatgattttctaaagttttaaatcatttttagaatttatctAATTAATTTAATCCAatattatccagaatagtgtttgctggcgtcatcatgacgtcagcagtcaacagaggtgttgactggtcaaactgacgtgtaggcctagtgggacccacctgtcatactctgttaggttgattagggtttaggttaaacaaaatactgtttaattaaactaacaggtcaattagattaattaagtaggattaattaacttaattaatttagttaattaattaattaattaattttattattatttatatttttttaattcctttttttaACATGTTCTGGGGGGTGGGGCCCCACATGGCATAGGCCCATGGGGGCCTAGCGGGCGAAACGGGCAGCGGGCACCCGCGCGTTTGCACCCGAAGGGCAGACCCGGGGCATCGCGGGGTGCCGGAACTGGCCGCCGGCGTGGCAGTGGCCTGCGGGGCCAGAGGCGGAGGCGGGGCATAGGACGACGGCGGGGCCAGAGTCAGGGCGGCcgcggtggaggtggtggtggggTCGCGTGGGCGGAGCAGGGGCACGACACATCACAGCAGCGACAGCAGCACATGAGCGCGGCGGGTGGGAGTTAGGCGCGTGCACGAGGAAGTAGGGGCGCGGACGTGGGCGCGCGCGGAGCTGCGGGCGCCGCGAGCGAGCAGGCGCGGCGACGAGTCAAGGGGGAGCAGGGGGCGGCCACGCGCGGAGCGCGGACGGCGCGGCGAGCGGGCTATGGGGAGGAGGAGGACCGGGGTCCTCACCGGGGTGCGTAGGGACGGGGCAGCGAGCTCggagaggaggacgaggaaggGGCGACGTCTgggtcgccggcgacgagtgcggcggggcgacggggtcgaGGGCGCGGCGCCGGAACGGCGGCCTCGactcgggacgaggaggaggtgaggaggcgaggcgacggggtcGAGGTGGTGATGGCGTAGGGCGACGGGGCACCGGCGAGGTTGTCCGGCGAGGGAGGGcactccgggcggcggcgggatcggGGCGGTGAGCACTGGGGtgctcccgatccagatcgcgcggggggggggggggggggaggagtggggatcgtggggaggggattagggtttctggtagtGGGGGCAACAGGGCCATATAGGCTAGAGGGttggggtgggccggcctggctgttGTCTGGGCCAAGGCCCAGGGGAAAGGGGGTTTTCCTTCTTCtatttttgtttgttttctgttttgctttttcttttatttactaTTTTCTGTTCTATTTTAGTTACACCTATTTTAGTTTTTATAAAATACAAAACAAACTCCTAAAATATTTTTATAATATAGCCCACTACCTCAAAAAGTTTGGTGCAATATTAAAAATACTCGGTACATTTTTATCATTTAAAAAGTACTTAAATATTTGTTTTAGCcacatttttatttattttagtgcattaaaacattttataaaattgtGGATTCTctaccataattacctatgcattatttgtcacaatccgaacattttagttttaatatttgaaaacttttgtggTTTGCCTTtaactcaaatttgaatttgaatcattttgaactaacgtgagattaacaacagtaaccgtgatgatgtggcatgattaacagggaattactgtagcttaaatatctgggcttcacaattctcctccactacaagaaatctcgtcccgagatttaagaggggaagtgacgtggaagggatttggttacgaaattctaacgagtcatctcggtcttggttgctcttctcgaagaggtcgatccattacgtgggtgtcttcatttctctgcttcggtCATCATGACGATGTTGGAATCCTTTCTTCGGGagctccatcgtacttacgaataggaaAGGGGCAGCTTGACAACGATAGAATGCTACCAGGGGTAATCACCGGGGGTTATCCCACGAATGAACAtatgagtatctctcgagttgaacgaATAAAACATGCCGAGAGCAAAGTAATATGGTACAATaagaagtttcaaacgggtagATAGTTGCTGAAGTCTTAACCagagaggaaaaggggttcagagcagcgagagtaagtattgcgtttgataccagaatagagcactaggaaggtggcccatgaattaaatacgaagccaagcgtgaggaataaccaTTCGAGACAGGGttgtacaagagagtcaggttttgatcctgtggaactgtgggttctgggcccaccatgtgggttaaaagtaggaagggtggagacgtcttgcgtgatcatgtaagcaaggcatgtcagaggatagcctgtcattTATGTCgacaacaacatcggtaccaagggcgagggacgaagagaaccattttcct contains:
- the LOC109782280 gene encoding uncharacterized protein isoform X2, whose product is MPNQSDTLDGGGDGAEDAMDRGKSVVLEEDQSEDVSCSPEIQSKVPVPPPPHGMKKGDHKGPVIPPEKLKQLAGLRSELLKEEKTLLADFRRRKERALEEHERTEGDSLPWTPSVEYVSVVSGILDDLDRNREKQKEVNPVFFEAMEALSAEVGRKKRTKLRRGSGKSLLEEPVLSCGSLIQSEVPGPPSPPPLQQQRQPSVYDCHEIYPEGAHEDEATTMEAHFKNLDLSGTKLDDGEKVEARTQQPEVISSRPDIQSKVPPRRSKKGKSFVEKQLIGPLPRETEMQSQLPSRGPDTEMQSRGSKKGNRGGHKKGKHGGCAAAPPARPQHHSAMDLKQVQGSNESKLCPCDHDMKMEMDTHGLLSGWSLQRP
- the LOC109782280 gene encoding uncharacterized protein isoform X1; this translates as MTPEKLEDFQGRIIKLEREDMPNQSDTLDGGGDGAEDAMDRGKSVVLEEDQSEDVSCSPEIQSKVPVPPPPHGMKKGDHKGPVIPPEKLKQLAGLRSELLKEEKTLLADFRRRKERALEEHERTEGDSLPWTPSVEYVSVVSGILDDLDRNREKQKEVNPVFFEAMEALSAEVGRKKRTKLRRGSGKSLLEEPVLSCGSLIQSEVPGPPSPPPLQQQRQPSVYDCHEIYPEGAHEDEATTMEAHFKNLDLSGTKLDDGEKVEARTQQPEVISSRPDIQSKVPPRRSKKGKSFVEKQLIGPLPRETEMQSQLPSRGPDTEMQSRGSKKGNRGGHKKGKHGGCAAAPPARPQHHSAMDLKQVQGSNESKLCPCDHDMKMEMDTHGLLSGWSLQRP